In Pseudoalteromonas xiamenensis, the following are encoded in one genomic region:
- the lptM gene encoding LPS translocon maturation chaperone LptM, with amino-acid sequence MKAKKLTVFWAAILAVGTLVLTGCGQSGALYLPEKAPTTNADPSAPSSEQSKQKDS; translated from the coding sequence ATGAAAGCGAAGAAACTCACTGTATTTTGGGCTGCAATTTTGGCCGTTGGCACTCTTGTACTCACCGGCTGTGGTCAAAGCGGTGCTTTGTATTTACCAGAAAAAGCACCAACCACCAATGCTGATCCCTCAGCGCCTTCCTCTGAACAATCAAAGCAGAAGGACAGTTAA
- a CDS encoding pseudouridine synthase, protein MTEPMRLAKYLSHCGICSRKQASRLIDAGVVEVNGRPANHIDHVLPSDVIFVNGELVTGICEKQLFAFHKPIGMDCKINASDPTSIIHALPSETRLYPIGRLDKDSRGLILITNDGDLCHRLNHPEHHVEKEYHVTVDKPLDMDFCHKMATGIPIGDQMTWPCEVSLLSETQFRIVLKQGLNRQIRKMAKYCGYRVIDLQRVRIDSLMLEPLALPEGAIQPLNIHLFDNERRVD, encoded by the coding sequence TTGACTGAACCCATGCGTCTTGCCAAATATTTAAGCCATTGCGGCATTTGCTCTCGAAAGCAAGCTTCTCGTTTGATTGATGCAGGGGTTGTCGAGGTCAATGGGCGTCCGGCAAACCACATTGATCATGTTCTGCCCAGTGATGTCATCTTTGTGAATGGCGAGCTGGTTACGGGGATCTGCGAAAAACAATTGTTTGCCTTCCATAAACCCATTGGGATGGATTGCAAAATCAATGCGAGTGACCCGACAAGTATTATTCACGCTTTGCCAAGTGAAACACGTCTGTATCCGATTGGCCGCTTGGATAAAGACAGTCGAGGCCTCATTTTGATCACCAACGATGGTGATTTATGCCATCGCTTGAATCATCCGGAACATCATGTCGAAAAGGAATACCACGTTACCGTCGACAAACCGTTAGACATGGATTTCTGCCACAAAATGGCGACAGGCATTCCTATTGGTGACCAAATGACATGGCCCTGTGAGGTCTCGCTACTTAGTGAAACCCAGTTTCGCATTGTGCTCAAACAAGGGTTGAATCGGCAAATTCGCAAAATGGCCAAGTACTGTGGTTACCGTGTGATTGATCTGCAACGCGTGCGCATTGACAGCCTAATGCTTGAGCCTTTGGCCTTACCTGAAGGTGCGATTCAGCCACTAAATATTCATCTTTTTGATAATGAAAGACGAGTCGACTGA
- the cyaY gene encoding iron donor protein CyaY, with translation MTDHEYHELVDAMLLALEEQIEDCEVDLDYETNSGLLEVIFPDKSKIVINKQPPLHQVWVATKFNGHHFELHGDKWIDNRSGAEFWQFISDAATRQAGDAIVWTAN, from the coding sequence ATGACTGACCACGAATACCATGAATTGGTTGATGCAATGCTACTCGCGCTTGAAGAGCAAATTGAAGACTGTGAAGTGGATCTGGATTATGAAACAAACAGTGGCTTGCTCGAAGTTATTTTCCCAGACAAAAGTAAAATTGTGATCAACAAACAACCTCCTTTACACCAAGTATGGGTTGCCACGAAATTTAATGGTCATCATTTTGAATTACACGGTGATAAGTGGATTGATAACCGCTCTGGTGCTGAATTCTGGCAGTTCATTTCAGACGCGGCGACTCGTCAAGCGGGTGATGCCATTGTCTGGACTGCGAACTAA
- the dapF gene encoding diaminopimelate epimerase, with protein sequence MLINFSKMHGLGNDFMVVDNVTQNVFLSRDQIKRLADRNFGVGFDQLLFVEPPYSPEIDFHYRIFNADGNEVEQCGNGARCFARFVRMKGLTNKHKVSVSTKGGNITLFTEKDGQVTVNMGHPQFDPQHIPMKAGKRENTYIFRLPEQTVFLSSVSMGNPHAVLIVDDVENAPVHELGPTLELHERFPARANVGFMQVINAEHIRLRVWERGAGETLACGTGACAAAVVGMLQGKLESTVRVDLPGGSLQIRWQGEGHPVKMTGPAEHVYDGQVAV encoded by the coding sequence ATGTTAATTAATTTTTCTAAAATGCATGGTTTGGGTAACGACTTTATGGTCGTCGACAATGTCACCCAAAATGTATTTTTATCGCGTGACCAGATTAAGCGTTTGGCAGATCGCAATTTCGGAGTAGGGTTTGACCAACTGTTGTTTGTTGAACCTCCTTACTCACCTGAAATCGATTTCCACTACCGAATTTTCAATGCCGATGGCAACGAAGTTGAGCAATGCGGCAATGGTGCGCGTTGTTTTGCACGCTTTGTGCGTATGAAAGGCCTGACGAACAAACACAAAGTGTCTGTCTCCACAAAAGGCGGCAACATCACCCTATTTACCGAAAAAGATGGCCAAGTTACGGTGAATATGGGGCATCCTCAATTCGACCCACAACACATTCCGATGAAAGCGGGCAAACGTGAGAACACCTACATTTTCAGGCTGCCAGAACAAACCGTTTTCCTCAGTTCAGTCTCCATGGGTAATCCACATGCAGTATTGATTGTGGATGACGTAGAAAACGCGCCTGTACACGAACTTGGCCCAACGCTTGAATTGCACGAACGTTTTCCTGCCCGTGCAAACGTAGGTTTTATGCAAGTTATTAACGCTGAACACATTCGACTACGTGTGTGGGAGCGCGGCGCGGGCGAGACGCTTGCGTGTGGAACGGGGGCTTGTGCGGCTGCGGTCGTCGGCATGCTGCAAGGAAAATTAGAAAGTACTGTGCGTGTTGATTTACCTGGTGGCAGCTTACAGATCCGCTGGCAAGGTGAAGGGCATCCGGTAAAAATGACTGGTCCCGCGGAACACGTTTACGATGGACAAGTTGCAGTATGA
- a CDS encoding DUF484 family protein, which yields MSEQPLDKKVVTELQEHQVAAYLSRHPDFFRHHPYLLLESRITQRCDRTAQFSTAAATIAPRANNGTQDANRSTYPLCQRQ from the coding sequence ATGAGTGAGCAGCCCTTAGATAAAAAAGTGGTGACCGAACTACAAGAACATCAAGTGGCAGCTTACCTGAGCCGTCACCCTGACTTCTTTCGTCATCACCCCTATTTATTGCTCGAGTCTCGAATTACACAGCGATGCGACAGGACTGCCCAATTTAGCACTGCAGCAGCAACGATTGCTCCGAGAGCAAACAACGGAACTCAAGACGCAAATCGCTCAACTTATCCGTTATGCCAAAGACAATGA
- a CDS encoding TonB family protein, translating into MLTWLLSQQLWLCIVLVVLSVCERYLLPYLGARFILRLWWALPLGLLYDYIPNDMKPTLATDLGHFSVTAEALPSTAWSFSFDVIYLIVSVLLLGLCFAQHYGFTKQLHPYKDSDNRLRSTEVSAPLIMGFLPATLVLPADFEKQFTPTQQTMILAHENTHLRRYDNQFSALFLCLACLNWFNPLVWVGFASFRRIQELACDEVVLANQPTSVRLDYGRALMHSLTLSQRIPKVFSQYGDKEMMQQRLNNLRDTRRVNNVLQAVLAAGLLASLSVYAGNSDSNSTTKMESSKHLVQPVMRIEPRYPKAAVDQKIEGYVQLQFKIDEKGRTHSIQVLHGEPQGLFDAASLDALQQWTYTNNPNPNELFTVQLDYLLGHDSVSKNKQEEMEQITVGQ; encoded by the coding sequence ATGCTAACTTGGCTTTTATCACAGCAGCTATGGCTCTGCATCGTGTTGGTGGTGTTGAGTGTATGTGAGCGTTATCTGCTGCCTTACCTCGGTGCACGGTTTATCTTACGGTTGTGGTGGGCATTGCCATTGGGATTGCTTTATGACTATATTCCGAATGATATGAAACCCACGTTAGCGACCGATTTGGGGCATTTCAGCGTTACTGCAGAGGCGCTACCGAGCACCGCTTGGAGTTTTAGTTTCGATGTAATTTATCTGATTGTCAGCGTATTGTTGTTAGGTCTTTGTTTTGCACAACACTATGGTTTTACAAAACAACTTCATCCTTACAAAGACAGCGACAATCGCCTGCGTTCTACGGAGGTTTCAGCCCCGCTCATTATGGGCTTTCTTCCTGCCACTCTTGTATTACCCGCTGATTTTGAAAAACAATTTACGCCTACTCAACAAACCATGATACTCGCGCATGAAAACACGCATTTACGCCGCTATGACAATCAGTTCAGCGCGTTATTTTTATGTTTAGCGTGCCTTAATTGGTTTAACCCGCTTGTTTGGGTTGGGTTTGCCAGTTTCAGACGCATTCAGGAGTTGGCGTGTGATGAAGTCGTACTCGCCAATCAACCCACCTCGGTTCGCCTCGATTATGGGAGAGCATTGATGCATAGCTTAACTCTCTCACAACGTATTCCGAAGGTGTTTAGCCAATACGGAGATAAAGAAATGATGCAACAACGACTTAATAACCTGCGAGATACACGCCGTGTCAACAACGTACTTCAAGCCGTGCTTGCTGCGGGTTTGTTAGCCTCACTCAGTGTTTATGCTGGCAATAGTGATTCAAATTCAACGACAAAAATGGAAAGCAGCAAACACCTTGTTCAACCTGTGATGCGCATCGAGCCGCGATACCCAAAAGCAGCGGTTGATCAAAAAATTGAAGGCTATGTACAACTGCAATTTAAAATCGATGAGAAGGGTCGTACTCATAGTATTCAAGTCTTGCACGGCGAACCACAAGGTCTGTTCGATGCAGCCAGCTTAGACGCGTTACAACAATGGACTTATACCAACAATCCGAATCCAAATGAGTTATTTACCGTACAACTAGATTATTTGCTAGGCCATGACTCTGTGTCAAAAAATAAGCAGGAAGAAATGGAGCAGATCACCGTAGGTCAATGA
- the hemC gene encoding hydroxymethylbilane synthase, translating into MTEHNAPLRIATRKSALALWQAEFVKAQLEKFHPGLVVELVPMTTQGDVILDTPLAKIGGKGLFVKELEQAMLDGRADIAVHSMKDVPVEFPEGLALHTICEREDPRDAFVSNTYSALAELPQGAVVGTSSLRRQCQIRALRPDLEIRDLRGNVNTRLAKLDAGEYDAIILAAAGLIRLEMPERIRAFIEPEVSLPANGQGAVGIECRIDDERTKALLAPLEHTETRVRVNAERAMNRRLEGGCQVPIGAYALLENDQVWLRGLVGAVDGSQMLTAQIKGAQSDAESLGVQLAETLLGMGADKILADVYGK; encoded by the coding sequence ATGACAGAACATAACGCACCACTTCGTATTGCAACTCGCAAAAGTGCTTTGGCACTGTGGCAAGCTGAGTTTGTAAAAGCACAATTAGAAAAGTTCCACCCTGGACTTGTCGTTGAGCTTGTACCGATGACCACTCAAGGCGATGTGATTCTCGATACGCCACTGGCAAAAATTGGTGGTAAGGGCCTGTTTGTTAAAGAATTAGAACAAGCTATGTTAGATGGACGTGCCGATATCGCGGTACATTCAATGAAAGACGTGCCAGTTGAATTCCCTGAAGGCTTAGCACTACACACTATTTGTGAGCGTGAAGATCCGCGTGATGCGTTTGTATCAAATACCTACAGTGCACTTGCTGAGCTGCCACAAGGTGCGGTTGTTGGCACGTCAAGTTTGCGCCGCCAATGCCAAATTCGTGCGCTTCGCCCAGATTTAGAAATCCGTGACCTGCGCGGCAATGTGAACACGCGTTTGGCAAAATTGGATGCAGGTGAATACGACGCCATTATTTTAGCTGCAGCGGGTCTAATCCGATTGGAAATGCCAGAGCGCATTCGCGCTTTTATTGAACCCGAAGTGTCATTACCCGCAAATGGACAAGGTGCGGTGGGTATCGAATGTCGAATCGACGATGAGCGTACAAAAGCGTTACTTGCGCCATTAGAGCACACAGAAACCCGCGTTCGCGTGAATGCAGAACGTGCGATGAATCGTCGTCTTGAAGGGGGCTGTCAGGTGCCAATTGGTGCATATGCCTTGCTTGAAAATGATCAAGTATGGCTTCGTGGTTTGGTCGGTGCGGTAGATGGTAGCCAAATGCTGACTGCTCAAATCAAAGGGGCACAGAGCGACGCAGAATCATTGGGCGTGCAACTTGCTGAAACTCTGCTTGGGATGGGAGCAGATAAAATACTTGCAGACGTCTACGGAAAATAA
- a CDS encoding MAPEG family protein, with translation MTTLIYCALAMMLLPYLAKIPVAIYQQKAGGYDNHMPRQQQASLTGLGARALAAHQNTFEAAIMFAIAFAVAVATQNTGGTIQGLFIGFIVLRVLYCVLYWLDVSTLRSIVWGLALGCLLVVVGLSL, from the coding sequence ATGACGACATTAATTTATTGTGCGTTAGCAATGATGTTACTACCGTATTTAGCAAAAATTCCGGTCGCAATTTATCAGCAAAAAGCGGGTGGTTATGACAATCATATGCCAAGACAGCAACAGGCCTCGTTAACGGGGTTGGGGGCGAGAGCATTGGCTGCACATCAGAATACATTCGAAGCTGCAATCATGTTTGCAATCGCATTTGCAGTTGCCGTAGCCACTCAAAATACCGGTGGCACGATACAAGGGTTGTTCATCGGCTTTATCGTGCTGCGCGTGTTGTACTGCGTGCTTTATTGGTTAGACGTTTCCACACTGCGCTCGATAGTTTGGGGTTTAGCGCTTGGCTGTTTGCTCGTCGTTGTCGGTCTTAGTCTGTAA
- the xerC gene encoding tyrosine recombinase XerC, whose translation MNHTVELTEQWTAPIAAFIQYVQYERQYSNHTLTQYQLQLNQAAAYFHTLCSGWHSVTPELVRRYSMSLRAKQLNPRSINVKLSCIRSLYKFLQRRQDDISNPAQGLKVPKFQKPLPKNLDVDQMAQLLEIQEEDELALRDKAMMELMYSSGLRISELVNVNVHDIRDGEIRVVGKGSKERVVPVGRKALEAIQAWMPIREHFIQPGELALFVSKRKTRISVRHVRARMKTWGIRQGISTPIHPHKLRHSFASHVLESSGDLRAVQEMLGHSSLSATQVYTHVDFQHLAKVYDKAHPRAKKQKNES comes from the coding sequence ATGAACCACACTGTCGAACTTACAGAACAATGGACTGCACCAATCGCAGCATTTATCCAATATGTTCAATACGAACGTCAGTACTCGAACCACACCCTCACGCAATATCAACTCCAACTAAACCAAGCTGCAGCCTATTTTCATACGTTGTGCTCAGGGTGGCATAGCGTAACGCCGGAATTAGTGCGTCGATACAGCATGTCTTTGCGTGCGAAACAGTTAAATCCTCGCTCGATTAACGTCAAACTGAGTTGTATTCGCTCGTTGTATAAGTTTTTACAACGTCGCCAAGACGACATCAGTAACCCAGCTCAAGGGCTGAAGGTACCTAAATTCCAAAAACCGTTGCCAAAGAACTTAGACGTTGATCAAATGGCGCAACTCCTCGAAATTCAAGAAGAGGACGAGTTAGCTCTTCGCGATAAAGCGATGATGGAGCTAATGTATTCTAGCGGTCTGCGGATAAGTGAGCTGGTCAATGTGAATGTTCATGATATTCGTGACGGGGAAATTCGCGTTGTAGGTAAAGGCAGCAAAGAGCGAGTTGTACCTGTTGGCCGAAAAGCCCTTGAAGCAATTCAAGCTTGGATGCCGATTCGAGAGCACTTTATTCAACCTGGCGAATTGGCGCTGTTTGTCAGTAAACGAAAAACGCGTATTTCCGTTCGTCACGTCCGTGCCCGCATGAAAACATGGGGGATCCGCCAAGGGATCAGCACCCCTATCCATCCCCATAAACTTCGCCACTCATTTGCAAGTCATGTCTTGGAATCAAGCGGGGATTTACGGGCAGTTCAAGAAATGCTTGGCCACAGCAGTTTATCTGCGACCCAAGTGTATACTCACGTTGATTTTCAGCACTTAGCTAAAGTGTATGACAAAGCCCACCCGCGGGCGAAAAAACAAAAAAACGAGTCTTAA
- a CDS encoding HAD-IA family hydrolase, which translates to MRFNRAIGEIKALSFDLDDTLYDNRPIIKAAIRAMLDYVEQFPEWQEQGEHFWRDCRRALLDKDESLEGDVTRWRHVALHYAFTELGFPEEDAVRHATGAFNAFMSARCNITVSEDVLILLNKLRQKYPLVAITNGNVDVEQFNLKGYFDFVLQAGRDGTAKPANAMYLTACARLNIEPSELLHIGDSLDSDVQGARQAGCASIWLENQFAPYSFKGLADLEIQDIRQLALFL; encoded by the coding sequence ATGCGATTTAACCGCGCCATCGGCGAAATAAAAGCGCTCAGCTTTGACCTTGATGACACCTTGTACGACAACCGCCCTATTATCAAAGCGGCTATTCGGGCCATGCTCGATTACGTCGAACAGTTTCCTGAATGGCAGGAGCAAGGTGAACATTTTTGGCGTGATTGCCGCCGCGCGCTGCTTGATAAAGATGAATCGTTAGAAGGCGATGTCACCCGTTGGCGTCACGTCGCACTGCACTACGCCTTCACCGAATTGGGGTTTCCCGAAGAAGATGCCGTACGCCATGCTACGGGTGCTTTCAACGCGTTTATGAGCGCGCGTTGCAATATCACGGTCAGTGAGGATGTACTGATTTTACTTAACAAACTACGCCAGAAATATCCTCTTGTTGCTATCACCAATGGTAACGTCGACGTCGAACAATTTAATCTAAAAGGTTATTTCGATTTTGTTCTGCAAGCCGGACGTGACGGTACTGCAAAACCGGCCAACGCGATGTATTTGACGGCCTGTGCGCGTTTAAACATCGAGCCAAGTGAGTTACTGCATATTGGTGACAGTTTAGATAGTGACGTGCAAGGTGCGAGACAAGCCGGTTGTGCCAGCATATGGTTGGAAAATCAATTTGCTCCTTACTCCTTTAAAGGACTGGCGGATCTTGAAATACAAGATATCCGTCAATTAGCCTTGTTCCTTTAA
- a CDS encoding DUF2914 domain-containing protein, producing the protein MTQKLVIRTKTNVAASQPPVEAVSYEWHWRRIWAALLSFGLLIGAGGYALLLSVNADELTPENRVETQHSALDLAQASDSLEQDAELDNVSVADEDDTANTEVVTIDKAVFDEDTSTSEPSDVLQDELGEEPAAPSLVSIDNGNETPSNQIESADSPTDVNDPAQFSSDATVATLAVGAQIDTSKVSRAVLTTGVIDREPVDVLKTDVSNSQFSDKLYFFTEVKALQGTTIHHVWYFQDVIMADIPLSISATRFRTYSLKHVLPEQLGDWRIDVVKETGELIAQKQFRIHAAQP; encoded by the coding sequence ATGACACAAAAGTTGGTCATTCGAACAAAAACAAACGTCGCCGCCAGCCAGCCACCTGTAGAAGCGGTGAGTTATGAATGGCATTGGCGACGTATTTGGGCCGCTTTGTTGTCATTTGGATTGCTCATCGGTGCCGGTGGTTACGCGCTGTTGCTATCGGTTAATGCCGATGAATTAACACCGGAAAACAGGGTGGAAACACAACATTCCGCATTGGATTTGGCGCAAGCGTCGGACAGCTTGGAACAAGATGCCGAATTGGATAATGTAAGCGTAGCGGATGAAGATGACACGGCGAATACGGAAGTGGTTACCATCGACAAAGCGGTGTTTGATGAAGATACATCGACGAGCGAACCCAGCGACGTATTGCAAGACGAATTGGGGGAAGAACCTGCCGCACCCTCTCTGGTATCAATAGACAATGGTAATGAAACACCGTCGAACCAAATTGAATCAGCCGATTCGCCAACTGACGTGAACGATCCGGCACAGTTTTCTTCGGATGCGACAGTGGCCACGTTAGCTGTAGGCGCGCAAATTGACACGTCTAAGGTGTCACGTGCAGTGCTTACCACCGGTGTTATTGACCGTGAACCCGTGGATGTCCTTAAAACGGATGTATCGAACAGCCAGTTTTCAGACAAACTCTATTTTTTTACAGAAGTGAAAGCGTTGCAAGGCACAACCATTCACCACGTTTGGTATTTTCAAGATGTGATTATGGCGGACATTCCATTGTCTATTTCCGCGACGCGTTTTCGTACTTATTCACTGAAACACGTATTGCCTGAGCAATTAGGCGACTGGCGGATTGATGTCGTCAAAGAAACGGGCGAATTAATCGCACAGAAACAATTTCGTATCCATGCCGCACAACCTTAA
- a CDS encoding DUF6482 family protein encodes MAGIEFSELVYHQPLQKVVVHSRDLALYQVSVLINHVEYFVKEANGEFLNALNPLEVQKRFDGLNYLTMVLRHESAYDEMIGQPVRKEQNVLEVSFGQNHLY; translated from the coding sequence ATGGCTGGAATCGAATTTTCCGAATTAGTTTATCATCAACCTTTACAAAAGGTCGTCGTGCATTCTCGTGACTTGGCCCTATATCAAGTCAGTGTGTTGATCAATCACGTTGAATATTTTGTTAAAGAAGCCAACGGAGAATTTCTAAACGCATTGAATCCCCTTGAAGTTCAAAAGCGATTTGATGGGCTAAATTATTTAACGATGGTGCTTAGGCATGAAAGCGCTTATGACGAAATGATAGGGCAACCCGTACGGAAAGAGCAAAATGTGCTGGAAGTGTCATTTGGGCAAAATCATTTATATTGA
- a CDS encoding DUF484 family protein: MLREQTTELKTQIAQLIRYAKDNERVFKLFSECQRELWQCQSFAQLSQLVQTKLSEVPTICGCELLEFELRFTALVANRLNRRGNYLGRLSKDEQSLFFNKGDAQSVALYLLGDLKAPKAILALASNDPDHFAPDNDNLLINEFLRSLEQRLTELA, translated from the coding sequence TTGCTCCGAGAGCAAACAACGGAACTCAAGACGCAAATCGCTCAACTTATCCGTTATGCCAAAGACAATGAGCGAGTCTTTAAGCTGTTTAGCGAATGTCAGCGTGAATTGTGGCAATGCCAATCGTTTGCGCAGCTCAGCCAACTGGTGCAGACAAAGCTCTCTGAAGTGCCAACCATTTGCGGCTGTGAGTTGCTCGAGTTTGAACTTCGTTTTACTGCCTTAGTGGCGAATCGCTTAAATCGCCGTGGCAATTATTTAGGTCGATTAAGCAAAGATGAGCAATCTTTGTTTTTCAATAAAGGTGACGCTCAGTCTGTCGCGCTTTATTTACTCGGTGATCTCAAAGCCCCTAAAGCCATTTTAGCGTTAGCCAGCAACGATCCGGATCATTTTGCGCCCGACAATGACAATTTGCTCATTAACGAGTTTTTACGCTCTCTCGAACAGCGTCTAACTGAGCTTGCATGA
- the lysA gene encoding diaminopimelate decarboxylase, whose protein sequence is MDYFHYQNDSLFAEEVSVSELAAHYGTPCYVYSRRTLERHYHAFTDAAQGHPHLVCYAVKANSNIAVLNVLARLGAGFDIVSKGELARVLAAGGDASKVVFSGVAKTADEIVFALKQGIKCFNVESQAELERISYVATSLGLVAPISIRVNPDIDAKTHPYISTGLKENKFGIDIKQAFNVYQLAYALPGLDVVGIDFHIGSQLTEIEPFLAATDKVLALIDTLATAGITLKHIDIGGGLGVPYNHEKPPHPSAYAAEIKARLEKYPHLQLIFEPGRAIAANSGILLTKVEFIKQTADKHFAIVDAGMNDMLRPSLYSAWQAIVPAEIRQDVEEREYDVVGPVCETGDFIGKNRRLAIAPGDLLVQRSAGAYGFSMSSNYNSRPRAAEVMVDGQNHYLVREREKIESLWQGEHLLP, encoded by the coding sequence ATGGACTATTTTCACTATCAAAATGATTCGCTGTTTGCTGAGGAAGTCTCGGTCAGCGAACTCGCGGCTCACTATGGCACCCCTTGCTACGTGTATTCTCGTCGTACATTAGAAAGACACTACCATGCCTTCACTGATGCAGCACAAGGCCATCCTCATTTGGTGTGTTATGCTGTTAAAGCCAATTCCAATATCGCTGTTTTGAATGTACTCGCACGATTAGGCGCGGGCTTTGATATTGTCTCCAAAGGGGAGCTAGCTCGGGTTTTAGCTGCCGGCGGTGACGCAAGCAAAGTCGTGTTTTCGGGCGTAGCAAAAACGGCTGATGAAATCGTGTTTGCACTTAAACAAGGCATCAAATGCTTCAACGTTGAATCGCAAGCTGAGCTTGAGCGTATTAGCTACGTCGCGACCTCGCTAGGTCTCGTTGCACCGATTTCCATTCGTGTGAACCCAGACATCGACGCTAAAACGCACCCTTACATTTCGACGGGTTTGAAAGAAAATAAGTTTGGGATAGACATCAAGCAGGCTTTTAATGTCTATCAACTCGCTTACGCGTTACCGGGTTTGGACGTTGTTGGGATCGATTTCCATATCGGCTCACAACTCACCGAGATAGAACCTTTTTTGGCGGCAACAGACAAAGTGCTTGCGCTCATTGATACGCTTGCCACAGCCGGGATCACCTTAAAGCACATTGATATTGGTGGTGGCCTTGGCGTCCCGTACAACCATGAAAAGCCACCACACCCTAGCGCGTACGCAGCGGAAATTAAAGCACGCCTAGAAAAATACCCCCATCTTCAACTTATCTTTGAACCAGGACGAGCCATTGCCGCCAATTCGGGGATTTTACTAACCAAAGTTGAATTCATAAAACAAACCGCAGACAAACATTTCGCTATTGTTGATGCGGGCATGAACGACATGCTTCGTCCCTCACTGTACAGTGCTTGGCAAGCGATTGTTCCTGCCGAAATCCGCCAAGATGTGGAAGAACGGGAGTATGATGTAGTTGGACCTGTATGCGAAACAGGCGATTTTATTGGCAAAAACCGACGTCTTGCGATTGCCCCCGGTGACTTACTCGTACAACGCAGTGCTGGCGCTTATGGGTTTAGCATGAGTTCAAACTATAACTCACGTCCACGCGCAGCTGAAGTGATGGTCGACGGTCAGAACCATTACCTAGTGCGTGAGCGTGAAAAGATTGAATCTCTTTGGCAAGGTGAACATTTACTGCCTTAA
- a CDS encoding alpha/beta hydrolase has protein sequence MLPFVEASAKGEHRATVIWLHGLGDSGHGFLPVANALQLPDSLGVRFIFPHAPERPMTINGGMRMASWYDIKSLDLDKRADEQGVRESAEQVQALIEQEIASGIAPDRIILAGFSQGGVVTLHLAPRLPYALAGVMALSTYMCVPAKLHEEKQQASLNIFMAHGQKDNVVPLFAGELARDTLTTNGYAPSWTTYAMAHEVCYDELADIRNWLIATLG, from the coding sequence ATGCTGCCATTTGTCGAAGCGTCTGCGAAAGGCGAACATCGTGCTACGGTGATTTGGCTGCATGGCCTCGGTGATTCTGGTCATGGCTTTTTGCCCGTTGCAAATGCATTGCAACTTCCTGATTCGCTCGGTGTTCGGTTTATTTTTCCCCATGCGCCAGAAAGACCAATGACCATCAACGGTGGTATGCGCATGGCGTCTTGGTATGACATTAAGTCTCTTGATCTAGATAAAAGAGCAGATGAACAAGGTGTGCGAGAATCGGCAGAACAAGTTCAAGCGTTAATCGAGCAAGAAATAGCATCAGGTATTGCGCCGGATCGCATCATCTTAGCGGGCTTTTCGCAAGGTGGTGTTGTGACACTCCATCTCGCACCTCGTTTACCTTATGCCTTGGCGGGGGTGATGGCACTGTCGACCTACATGTGTGTACCTGCCAAACTGCATGAAGAAAAGCAGCAAGCGTCGCTAAATATTTTTATGGCCCACGGTCAAAAAGACAATGTTGTGCCATTATTTGCCGGTGAGTTAGCACGCGACACATTGACCACAAATGGTTACGCACCGTCGTGGACGACCTATGCGATGGCGCATGAAGTTTGTTACGATGAACTCGCCGATATCCGTAACTGGCTCATCGCAACCCTAGGCTAA